From a region of the Chitinophaga caseinilytica genome:
- a CDS encoding M60 family metallopeptidase produces MKYISTLLFGIGLCSAASAQFQVSPIFATSPRPAQPGTELSKCFDGDVSTIYHSSWSINAIPDTVDFFFNGVSNVNKIEYFPRPSGLNGVWQKVELYSRKANTAFVKAADLTWANDNTMKVINLPGNGLDTPAYVRFVVTQATGNFSSCAEMKFWSSAAQVVPIDCTNPGDGLTGLLDTKVAVQNASVSPAANSAGEGIDKTIDNNKSTFYHSSWAGGGFPIEMTYNFQGNNQINYIVYTPRQDGSGNGHFGNVEIWYKTTPNGTPIKAKDASLNFSGTPSRIELASPLVNVRAVIVKVLSGQSNFASCAEMEFFKKNPASGSVYNNMFDSLYSVLKPGVTQAQIDTVSMPFFKTLAQCLYNHTYQRKFRYQSYKVYPQVGTTAASLKTSTYNSFENPTGIAFKANTKAVLFVGATNGVTPSLRVTDFGSASITDRSYVLSEGLNVIDITADGLGYINYYNNDSTKPDIKIHIATGRVNGYYDPKTDTDTDWFGYLTNQIYPTLDIKGRFVNLNYHKAALLGNSPQSGHALIGVYDSIVNTEYILMGLYKYNRVPKNHMFAWSAYSGGWYAGGWGAHFDLTWGEPGLANAEGVKVSPWGIAHEFGHVNQVRPGFVWTGTTEVTNNLYSVWVDYTMGTSYPGRSRLDDEPVSPDDVRPDIAGGRINGAILHSLVKKRAIMSNPDVFKRLVLFWQLELYYQSAGASKNLPTLQQRLTGTPAPGGNQPDVAFWLGDMLEKVRTTNDAGLTNKDFILNCVKNVCDVVKEDLSDFFVKSGLLAPIDEIVDDYSPGRITITQQDVTNTINAIKAKNYPAPVSPVIHYLSANSVNTFKNLQTVSGTSGVGATLSNNTITVDASQWQHAVAFETYKNDTLVDVAIFGTGSGDNSFTKVLFPNTATAVFAIGYNGEKKLVYPATLPNQVVTGIPEANGEHANIKVYPNPTSSFVNVTLNGEGKRALDLRMTDITGTLMHARRAFGGETVQVDMSRMPPGMYFLQVLSKHGVITKKVIKQ; encoded by the coding sequence ATGAAATACATATCTACGCTACTCTTCGGGATAGGGCTATGCAGCGCCGCGTCTGCACAGTTCCAGGTCTCCCCCATTTTCGCAACGTCGCCCAGGCCCGCTCAGCCTGGAACGGAACTCAGTAAATGTTTCGACGGAGACGTTTCCACCATCTATCATTCCAGCTGGAGCATCAACGCCATCCCCGACACGGTGGACTTCTTCTTTAACGGCGTCAGCAACGTCAACAAGATCGAATATTTTCCCCGGCCCAGCGGCCTCAACGGCGTCTGGCAAAAAGTGGAACTGTATTCCCGGAAAGCCAATACGGCTTTCGTCAAAGCTGCAGACCTCACCTGGGCGAACGACAACACCATGAAAGTCATCAACCTCCCCGGAAACGGACTGGACACGCCCGCCTACGTGCGCTTCGTGGTCACCCAGGCCACCGGGAACTTTTCCAGTTGCGCGGAAATGAAGTTCTGGTCTTCCGCCGCACAGGTAGTGCCCATCGACTGCACCAACCCGGGCGACGGGCTCACCGGCCTGCTGGACACGAAAGTTGCCGTCCAGAATGCGTCCGTTTCGCCGGCCGCCAACAGCGCCGGGGAAGGGATCGATAAAACCATCGACAACAACAAGAGCACGTTCTACCACTCTTCCTGGGCGGGCGGCGGGTTCCCCATCGAAATGACCTACAATTTCCAGGGGAACAACCAGATCAACTACATCGTGTACACGCCGCGGCAAGACGGCAGCGGCAACGGGCATTTCGGGAACGTCGAAATATGGTACAAGACCACCCCGAACGGAACGCCCATCAAAGCGAAAGACGCCAGCCTGAATTTCAGCGGCACACCCAGCCGCATCGAGCTGGCTTCCCCGCTGGTGAACGTGCGCGCCGTGATCGTGAAGGTGTTGAGCGGACAGAGCAATTTCGCCAGTTGTGCGGAAATGGAATTCTTCAAGAAGAACCCCGCGTCTGGCAGCGTGTACAATAATATGTTCGACAGCCTGTACTCCGTGCTGAAACCCGGCGTAACACAGGCACAGATCGACACGGTTTCCATGCCGTTCTTCAAAACGCTGGCGCAATGCCTTTACAACCATACGTACCAGCGGAAATTCAGGTATCAATCCTACAAAGTGTATCCGCAGGTAGGCACTACCGCCGCTTCGCTGAAAACATCCACTTACAATTCTTTCGAAAACCCCACGGGCATCGCGTTCAAGGCAAACACGAAAGCCGTGCTGTTCGTTGGCGCCACCAACGGCGTTACACCTTCCCTGCGCGTGACCGACTTCGGCTCCGCTTCCATCACAGACCGGAGCTACGTATTGTCTGAAGGCCTGAACGTGATCGACATCACGGCAGACGGGCTTGGTTATATTAACTATTACAACAACGATTCCACGAAGCCGGATATCAAAATCCACATCGCAACCGGCCGCGTGAACGGGTATTACGATCCGAAAACCGATACGGATACAGACTGGTTCGGCTATCTGACCAACCAGATCTATCCCACGCTGGATATTAAAGGCCGGTTCGTGAACCTCAACTATCATAAAGCCGCGCTGCTGGGCAATTCTCCCCAATCCGGGCATGCGCTCATCGGAGTGTACGACTCGATCGTCAACACCGAGTATATCCTCATGGGCTTATACAAATACAACCGCGTGCCGAAAAACCACATGTTCGCCTGGTCGGCCTACAGCGGCGGATGGTACGCCGGCGGATGGGGCGCGCATTTCGACCTCACCTGGGGCGAGCCCGGCCTCGCGAATGCGGAAGGCGTGAAGGTGTCTCCCTGGGGCATCGCGCATGAGTTCGGCCACGTGAACCAGGTACGCCCGGGATTCGTATGGACCGGCACCACCGAAGTGACCAATAACCTGTATTCCGTTTGGGTGGATTATACGATGGGAACGTCGTACCCCGGCCGGTCGAGGCTCGACGACGAACCGGTTTCGCCGGACGATGTTCGCCCGGATATCGCCGGTGGCCGCATCAACGGCGCCATTCTGCATAGCCTGGTGAAAAAGAGGGCGATCATGTCGAACCCCGACGTGTTCAAGCGGCTGGTACTTTTCTGGCAGTTGGAATTGTATTACCAGTCTGCGGGCGCGAGCAAAAACCTGCCTACTTTGCAGCAACGGTTGACAGGCACGCCTGCTCCCGGCGGCAACCAGCCCGATGTGGCGTTCTGGCTCGGCGACATGCTGGAAAAAGTGCGCACCACCAATGATGCGGGCCTCACGAACAAAGACTTCATCCTGAATTGCGTGAAGAACGTTTGCGACGTGGTGAAGGAAGACCTTTCCGACTTCTTCGTGAAATCCGGTCTGCTGGCGCCTATCGACGAAATCGTAGACGATTATTCGCCCGGCAGGATCACCATCACCCAACAGGACGTAACCAACACGATCAACGCCATCAAGGCTAAGAACTACCCCGCCCCGGTATCTCCCGTCATCCACTACCTGTCTGCCAACAGCGTCAATACATTCAAAAACCTGCAGACGGTGTCGGGCACTTCGGGCGTGGGCGCTACTTTAAGCAACAACACGATCACCGTAGACGCGTCGCAATGGCAACACGCCGTGGCGTTCGAAACCTACAAAAACGATACGCTGGTGGATGTGGCCATCTTCGGAACCGGCAGCGGCGACAACAGTTTCACCAAAGTACTGTTCCCCAATACGGCGACAGCGGTGTTTGCCATCGGGTATAACGGCGAGAAGAAGCTCGTCTATCCCGCCACGCTTCCCAACCAGGTGGTGACCGGCATTCCGGAAGCCAATGGCGAGCACGCCAATATCAAGGTATATCCCAACCCCACCAGTTCTTTCGTGAACGTTACGCTGAACGGCGAGGGAAAAAGAGCCCTGGACCTGCGCATGACCGACATCACCGGCACGCTGATGCACGCCAGGAGAGCTTTTGGTGGAGAAACCGTTCAGGTAGACATGTCCAGGATGCCGCCGGGTATGTACTTCCTGCAGGTACTCAGCAAACACGGCGTTATCACTAAAAAAGTCATCAAACAATAA
- a CDS encoding DHCW motif cupin fold protein gives MSIPFTVVNWQDILPTTHPGETGVAHWQTLQFPGLRVRIVTYGPGYLADHWCAKGHIVHCLQGSFDSELKDGATHTLTQGMTYIVSDNASIHRSRTESGVTLLIIDGDFLAGR, from the coding sequence ATGAGCATTCCATTCACCGTCGTCAACTGGCAAGATATCCTTCCCACCACGCACCCCGGCGAAACAGGCGTTGCGCATTGGCAGACGCTGCAGTTCCCCGGCCTTCGGGTCCGCATCGTCACCTACGGCCCGGGATACCTTGCAGACCATTGGTGCGCCAAAGGCCACATCGTCCATTGCCTGCAGGGCAGCTTCGACAGCGAGCTGAAAGACGGCGCCACCCATACCCTCACCCAGGGAATGACGTACATCGTTTCCGACAACGCCAGCATCCACCGCTCCCGCACCGAAAGCGGCGTCACCCTCCTCATCATCGACGGGGATTTCCTCGCGGGAAGATGA
- a CDS encoding HmuY family protein, whose translation MIHSYKWAAGACAAAVMLAACSKDDKDETPVPTGNYNKLISVANFNGDTTTSKATIYFSLEMEKAGSPKNLQSGDWDVAFGGNANSAVSGNYGVNEDGNTSAGKGGPGKGGVLIIDKPFDQVTRVPDGAVFITTSTGVGLDTAGFFGTTTGWCVYDFAGTLRATKGIGGNSATTQKHTVWARPDRTIIVRTASGNYAKLKITSMYKDAPAEPETATARPFFHFQYVLAAPGSKDFTIR comes from the coding sequence ATGATACATTCCTACAAATGGGCCGCCGGTGCCTGCGCCGCGGCAGTGATGCTGGCAGCCTGCTCCAAAGACGATAAGGATGAAACGCCCGTTCCCACGGGCAATTACAACAAGCTGATCTCGGTCGCCAATTTCAATGGAGATACCACTACCAGCAAAGCCACCATTTACTTCAGCCTGGAAATGGAAAAGGCCGGTTCCCCGAAGAACCTGCAAAGCGGGGATTGGGACGTGGCGTTCGGCGGTAACGCCAATTCCGCCGTTTCCGGTAACTACGGGGTCAATGAAGATGGCAATACTTCCGCTGGAAAAGGTGGCCCGGGCAAAGGAGGCGTGCTGATCATCGATAAACCCTTCGACCAGGTGACCCGCGTCCCCGACGGAGCCGTCTTCATCACCACTTCAACCGGCGTAGGTCTCGATACCGCGGGCTTCTTCGGCACCACCACCGGCTGGTGCGTGTACGATTTCGCAGGCACGCTGCGCGCCACCAAAGGCATCGGCGGCAATAGCGCCACCACGCAGAAACACACCGTTTGGGCCCGCCCAGACCGTACGATCATCGTCCGCACCGCCAGCGGCAACTACGCCAAACTGAAAATCACGAGCATGTACAAAGATGCGCCGGCAGAACCGGAAACCGCCACTGCGCGCCCGTTCTTCCACTTCCAGTACGTACTGGCGGCGCCGGGCTCGAAAGATTTTACCATCAGGTAA
- the mtaB gene encoding tRNA (N(6)-L-threonylcarbamoyladenosine(37)-C(2))-methylthiotransferase MtaB has product MTGQKSVAFHTLGCKLNFSETSTIGRMMEKDGFVRKEFDDTADVYVINTCSVTDNADKECRQIVRRIQRRAPGSMVVITGCYAQLKPKEIAQIPGVDLVLGAAEKFNIADHIRELTKGDNGAKVCSCDIEDVNTFHSSYSINDRTRTFLKVQDGCDYTCSFCTIPMARGISRSDSIAGVLNNARELAAGGVKEIVLTGVNLGDFGKGFEGGKKREESFYELIQQLDAVEGIERYRISSIEPNLLTDEIIDFVAQSQKFMPHFHVPLQSGSNDILALMRRRYRRELYAEKVARIKEKIPHCAIGVDVIVGFPSESDDHFLETYDFLHSLDVSYLHVFTYSERDNTHALTISPVVPVNVRQERNKALRNLSHKKMSYFTEQHIGQTRPVLFESHGKDGMMEGYTDNYIKISTPFREEWSNKIVDWALR; this is encoded by the coding sequence ATGACAGGTCAAAAATCAGTAGCATTTCACACGCTCGGCTGCAAGCTGAACTTTTCCGAAACTTCCACCATCGGGCGGATGATGGAAAAGGACGGCTTTGTGCGGAAGGAATTTGACGACACGGCAGACGTGTACGTGATCAACACCTGTTCCGTGACAGACAATGCCGACAAAGAATGCCGGCAGATCGTGCGCCGCATCCAGCGCCGCGCGCCCGGCAGCATGGTAGTCATCACCGGCTGCTATGCCCAGCTCAAACCGAAGGAAATCGCCCAAATCCCGGGGGTAGACCTCGTGCTCGGCGCCGCCGAAAAATTCAATATCGCAGATCATATCCGCGAGCTTACCAAGGGCGACAATGGCGCCAAGGTCTGCTCCTGCGACATTGAGGACGTCAACACCTTCCACTCCAGCTATTCCATCAACGACCGTACCCGTACCTTCCTCAAGGTGCAGGACGGCTGCGATTATACCTGTTCTTTCTGCACCATCCCCATGGCGCGGGGCATCAGCCGCAGCGACTCCATCGCCGGGGTGCTGAACAACGCCCGCGAACTGGCGGCCGGCGGCGTGAAAGAGATCGTGCTCACCGGCGTAAACCTGGGCGACTTCGGCAAAGGGTTCGAAGGCGGCAAGAAGCGCGAAGAATCGTTTTACGAGCTCATCCAGCAGCTGGATGCCGTGGAAGGCATCGAACGGTACAGGATCTCGAGCATCGAACCGAATTTGCTGACCGACGAGATCATCGATTTCGTGGCGCAAAGCCAGAAGTTCATGCCGCACTTCCATGTTCCCCTGCAAAGCGGCAGCAACGATATCCTCGCCCTGATGCGCCGCCGCTACCGCCGCGAGCTGTATGCCGAAAAAGTAGCGCGGATCAAGGAGAAAATACCGCATTGCGCGATCGGTGTAGACGTGATCGTGGGCTTCCCTTCCGAAAGCGACGACCACTTCCTCGAAACCTACGATTTCCTCCATAGCCTCGACGTGTCGTACCTCCACGTGTTCACCTACAGCGAGCGCGACAATACCCACGCCCTCACCATTTCGCCGGTGGTGCCGGTGAACGTTCGCCAGGAGCGCAACAAAGCCCTGCGCAACCTGAGCCACAAGAAAATGTCGTACTTCACCGAACAGCACATCGGGCAAACGCGCCCCGTGCTTTTCGAATCGCACGGGAAAGACGGGATGATGGAAGGCTATACCGATAACTACATCAAAATCTCGACGCCTTTCCGTGAAGAATGGAGCAATAAAATCGTGGATTGGGCACTTCGTTAA
- a CDS encoding lysophospholipid acyltransferase family protein, with the protein MRVISKVLKGVYVVYAGVIWLAIMLVILLPIVAVSFLGKVKGGNLVFYFLRFWAHVWFPAVGIFVTRRWHSPRTKEPCIYLANHASYLDAALAVKVMPLPFRPLGKSELSKVPLFGMIYSRSVVPVDRSSARGRVQSVRDMMFMLQHKVSLLIFPEGTTNNSTQPLLPFHQGAFRIAIETQTDIRPVVYVDCRARLEDLNPMSLNPGKCRVIFMEPVSVKGLTIEDVPKLRQQVYEMMDAELRKYRVYPALQPA; encoded by the coding sequence ATGCGCGTTATTTCGAAAGTTCTCAAGGGCGTCTATGTCGTTTACGCCGGGGTGATCTGGCTGGCGATCATGCTCGTGATCCTGCTGCCCATCGTGGCCGTGTCTTTCCTGGGAAAAGTGAAGGGCGGGAACCTTGTGTTCTACTTCCTCCGTTTCTGGGCCCATGTCTGGTTCCCCGCCGTGGGCATATTCGTTACCCGCAGATGGCATTCCCCCCGCACCAAGGAGCCCTGCATCTACCTGGCCAACCACGCCAGCTACCTCGATGCTGCCCTCGCCGTGAAGGTAATGCCCCTCCCGTTCCGCCCCCTCGGTAAAAGTGAGCTTTCCAAAGTACCCCTGTTCGGCATGATCTACAGCCGTTCCGTAGTACCGGTAGACCGCTCCAGCGCCCGTGGCCGGGTGCAGTCGGTTCGCGACATGATGTTCATGCTCCAGCACAAAGTGAGCCTCCTCATCTTCCCCGAAGGCACTACCAACAACTCTACCCAGCCCCTGTTGCCTTTCCACCAGGGTGCTTTCCGCATCGCGATAGAAACGCAGACCGACATCCGGCCCGTAGTGTACGTGGATTGCCGCGCCCGCCTCGAAGACCTGAACCCCATGAGCCTCAACCCCGGCAAATGCCGCGTGATATTCATGGAACCGGTGTCCGTGAAAGGGCTCACCATCGAGGATGTTCCCAAGCTCCGCCAGCAGGTATATGAAATGATGGACGCCGAACTGCGCAAATACAGAGTATATCCGGCGCTCCAGCCTGCATGA
- the priA gene encoding replication restart helicase PriA has protein sequence MKYADVILPLALPRNYTYAVPPEMESSIQPGSRVAVQLGKQKRYAGIVKRIHDLPPSNYKTKPILDVLDKEPVVYPTQLAFWEWIAQYYMCNEGDVLNAALPAHLKLSSETVLLYNDAFGDDFTALSDHEYLIAEALQIRKELRIGEVQLILDRSDVYSLIKQLIEKRVCLVYEELKESYKAKLENYVLLNPALESDEAMAPLFDELSRAPKQLELLLAYLHLVRTQGAVLQSELLKKSGASAAQLKGLVDKGILQVEKRQVDRVPLGKMETQLDFDLSPAQEKALAEIRTGFQDKQVALLHGVTSSGKTQIYVKLIEAALANGKQVLYLLPEIALTAQIIRRLQKHFAGQIGIYHSRFSNNERVEIWNKVKSGEIRIVLGARSSLLLPFRDLGLIILDEEHDASFKQHEPAPRYHARDAAIYYASLFKAKVLLGSATPALESYYNAKQGKYALVELGERFGGIDMPDIEIVDMKKETALKEVVNNFSSVLRKQITQSLADKKQVILFQNRRGYAPFLLCTTCGWIPNCKQCDVSLTYHKHQDKLSCHYCGTRYPYIYVCGACGSQTLFPKNFGTEKIEEDLQALFPEARIARMDLDAIRSKDSHNKMIQSLEQREIDILVGTQMVVKGLDFENVNLVGILSADSLLSYPDFRVNERAFQLMEQVSGRSGRRDGKGKVIVQASNTRHPILQFVVEHNYRKMYESEIAEREQFGYPPFYRLMKITLKHKQQQTVEQAAMVLGNWLKPHLGHQLVGLAAPLVSRVRGFYLQEMLIKLPKDSKKISQIKQLAKEMFLQLTIEKQFRSVIILPDVDCV, from the coding sequence ATGAAATACGCCGACGTCATATTGCCCTTAGCCCTGCCGCGGAACTATACCTACGCCGTTCCGCCGGAAATGGAATCCTCCATCCAACCGGGGTCCCGCGTGGCCGTTCAGCTCGGTAAGCAAAAAAGGTACGCCGGCATCGTGAAGCGCATCCACGACCTGCCGCCTTCCAATTACAAAACCAAGCCCATCCTCGACGTGCTCGACAAAGAGCCCGTGGTATACCCCACGCAGCTCGCCTTCTGGGAATGGATCGCGCAATATTATATGTGCAACGAAGGAGACGTGCTCAACGCCGCGCTCCCCGCTCACCTCAAACTTTCCAGCGAAACGGTGCTGCTGTATAACGACGCCTTCGGCGACGATTTCACGGCCCTTTCCGACCACGAATACCTCATCGCCGAGGCGCTCCAGATCCGCAAGGAACTGCGCATCGGCGAAGTACAGCTCATCCTCGACCGCTCCGACGTCTATTCCCTCATCAAACAGCTCATCGAAAAACGGGTATGCCTCGTCTACGAAGAACTGAAGGAATCCTATAAGGCGAAACTCGAGAATTATGTGCTCCTGAACCCCGCCCTCGAAAGCGATGAAGCCATGGCCCCGCTGTTCGACGAGCTGAGCCGTGCCCCCAAACAGCTGGAGCTCCTGCTGGCGTATCTCCACCTCGTGCGCACCCAGGGCGCCGTACTGCAAAGCGAACTGCTCAAGAAATCAGGCGCTTCGGCTGCCCAGCTCAAAGGCCTGGTAGACAAAGGCATCCTGCAGGTGGAAAAACGGCAGGTAGACCGCGTACCGCTCGGCAAAATGGAAACGCAGCTCGATTTCGACCTCAGTCCCGCCCAGGAAAAAGCCCTGGCCGAAATCCGGACGGGCTTCCAGGATAAACAGGTGGCCCTGCTGCATGGGGTCACATCCAGCGGAAAGACCCAGATTTACGTCAAACTCATCGAAGCCGCGCTGGCCAACGGGAAACAAGTGCTCTACCTGCTCCCGGAAATCGCGCTGACGGCCCAGATCATCCGGCGGTTGCAGAAGCACTTCGCCGGACAGATCGGTATTTACCATTCCCGCTTCTCCAACAACGAGCGCGTGGAAATCTGGAACAAGGTAAAAAGCGGCGAAATCCGCATCGTGCTGGGCGCCCGGTCCAGCCTGCTGCTGCCTTTCCGCGACCTCGGCCTCATCATCCTCGACGAAGAGCACGACGCTTCCTTCAAGCAGCACGAGCCCGCGCCGCGCTATCACGCCCGCGATGCAGCCATTTACTACGCCAGTCTTTTCAAAGCCAAAGTACTGCTCGGTTCTGCCACGCCCGCGCTCGAAAGCTATTATAACGCCAAACAGGGCAAATACGCCCTGGTGGAGCTGGGTGAACGGTTCGGCGGCATCGATATGCCCGACATCGAGATCGTGGACATGAAAAAGGAAACCGCCCTGAAGGAAGTGGTGAACAACTTCTCGTCGGTGCTCCGGAAGCAGATCACCCAATCGCTCGCAGACAAGAAACAGGTGATCCTTTTCCAGAACCGCCGCGGATACGCGCCGTTCCTGCTTTGCACCACCTGCGGATGGATACCCAACTGCAAACAATGCGATGTTTCCCTCACTTATCACAAACATCAGGACAAACTCAGCTGCCACTATTGCGGCACGCGTTATCCTTACATATACGTTTGCGGGGCTTGCGGCAGCCAGACCCTGTTCCCGAAGAACTTCGGTACCGAAAAGATCGAAGAAGACCTGCAGGCGCTGTTTCCCGAGGCGCGCATCGCGCGGATGGACCTCGACGCCATCCGGAGCAAAGACAGTCATAACAAGATGATCCAGTCGCTGGAGCAGCGCGAGATCGACATTCTCGTGGGTACGCAGATGGTGGTGAAAGGGCTCGATTTCGAGAACGTGAACCTCGTCGGCATCCTCAGTGCAGACAGTTTGCTCAGCTATCCCGATTTCCGGGTGAACGAGCGCGCTTTCCAGCTGATGGAGCAGGTGAGCGGGCGCAGCGGCCGGCGCGACGGGAAGGGCAAGGTGATCGTACAGGCCAGCAATACGCGGCATCCGATCCTGCAGTTCGTGGTGGAGCATAACTACCGGAAAATGTACGAAAGCGAGATCGCGGAGCGGGAACAGTTCGGTTATCCGCCGTTTTACCGGCTCATGAAGATCACGCTCAAGCATAAACAGCAGCAAACGGTGGAACAGGCCGCCATGGTGCTCGGCAACTGGCTGAAACCGCACCTGGGGCATCAGCTCGTGGGGCTGGCGGCGCCGCTGGTAAGCCGGGTGAGAGGGTTTTACCTGCAGGAAATGCTCATCAAATTACCGAAAGACAGCAAGAAGATCTCCCAGATCAAACAGCTGGCGAAAGAAATGTTTTTACAATTGACGATCGAGAAGCAGTTCCGGTCGGTCATCATTCTCCCGGATGTGGATTGTGTGTAG
- a CDS encoding NAD(P)H-binding protein, with protein sequence MPGTAIVIGATGLVGSLLVQDLLENSGYEKVKALVRKPLPFRDGKLEQIVVDFTDEAALQSVLHGDVLFCCIGTTIKKAGSEEAFIAVDYAIPVRCGTIARKNGIRQFHLVSSIGAQASSKNFYLRTKGRTEAALRALEFPAMFIYQPSFLIGNRKEMRFGEQVALWVMPVFGCLLRGRWAKYRPAKAEDVAKKMRELSEKGEPGVHYVLFHQAKTTHNPHPGE encoded by the coding sequence ATGCCGGGAACAGCAATTGTGATCGGGGCCACGGGGCTCGTAGGCTCGCTGCTGGTGCAGGACCTGCTGGAAAACAGTGGTTATGAGAAAGTGAAAGCCCTCGTCCGCAAGCCCCTCCCCTTCCGCGACGGGAAGCTGGAACAGATCGTGGTGGATTTCACGGACGAAGCCGCCCTTCAATCCGTGCTCCACGGCGATGTATTGTTCTGTTGCATCGGCACCACCATCAAAAAAGCCGGCAGCGAAGAAGCCTTCATCGCGGTCGATTACGCGATCCCCGTGCGTTGCGGCACCATCGCCCGGAAAAACGGCATCCGCCAGTTCCATCTTGTTTCCTCGATCGGCGCGCAGGCATCCTCCAAAAACTTCTACCTCCGCACCAAAGGCCGTACAGAAGCCGCTTTGCGGGCGCTCGAATTCCCGGCCATGTTCATCTATCAACCCAGTTTCCTCATCGGCAACCGTAAGGAAATGCGCTTCGGGGAACAGGTAGCCCTGTGGGTAATGCCGGTTTTCGGCTGCCTGCTGCGCGGCAGATGGGCCAAATACCGCCCTGCCAAAGCGGAAGATGTCGCTAAAAAAATGCGGGAATTATCTGAAAAAGGGGAACCGGGCGTGCATTATGTGCTTTTCCATCAAGCCAAAACTACACACAATCCACATCCGGGAGAATGA
- the murB gene encoding UDP-N-acetylmuramate dehydrogenase, giving the protein MRVSENVSLRPYNTFGIDATARYFAAFHSREQLETLLLDPKWATMPRIILGGGSNILLTKDFDGIVLKNEIKGIQSVRENDEHVYVQAGAGENWHQFVQDCIAKGLGGLENLSLIPGNVGASPMQNIGAYGVEIKDTFEQLEAFHLQDREVHVFNKEACEFGYRESVFKHRYKEQFAILHVTYRLSKHPTFNTSYGAIEQELERMGVKELSIRAISQAVINIRSSKLPNPAEIGNAGSFFKNPEVTAETYESLKLAFPNIVAYPLPNGHFKLAAGWLIEQAGWKGYRDGDAGVHERQALVLVNYGRAEGEQIVELSWKIVDSVKEKFGVVLEREVNIV; this is encoded by the coding sequence ATGAGGGTATCTGAAAATGTTTCGCTCCGGCCTTACAATACATTCGGCATAGACGCCACCGCACGGTATTTCGCGGCTTTCCACTCGCGCGAGCAGCTGGAAACGCTATTGCTCGACCCGAAATGGGCCACCATGCCCAGGATCATCCTCGGCGGCGGCAGCAACATCCTGCTCACGAAAGATTTCGACGGCATCGTGCTGAAGAACGAGATCAAAGGCATCCAATCCGTAAGGGAAAATGATGAGCATGTGTACGTGCAGGCCGGTGCCGGCGAGAACTGGCACCAGTTTGTTCAGGATTGCATAGCCAAAGGGCTCGGTGGACTGGAAAACCTGTCCCTCATCCCCGGTAACGTTGGCGCGAGCCCCATGCAGAACATCGGCGCGTATGGGGTAGAAATCAAGGATACGTTCGAGCAGCTGGAAGCGTTCCATTTGCAGGACCGCGAAGTGCATGTGTTCAATAAAGAGGCCTGTGAATTCGGGTACCGCGAAAGCGTTTTCAAGCACCGGTACAAAGAGCAGTTCGCCATCCTCCATGTCACGTACCGCCTGTCCAAACATCCCACTTTTAATACCAGTTACGGCGCCATCGAGCAAGAGCTGGAGCGCATGGGCGTGAAGGAATTATCCATCCGCGCCATCAGCCAGGCCGTCATCAATATCCGTTCTTCCAAGCTCCCCAATCCCGCGGAGATCGGCAACGCCGGCAGCTTCTTCAAAAACCCGGAAGTGACCGCCGAAACCTACGAATCCCTTAAGCTCGCGTTCCCCAACATCGTTGCGTACCCCTTGCCCAACGGGCATTTCAAACTGGCCGCAGGCTGGCTCATCGAACAGGCGGGCTGGAAAGGTTACCGCGACGGCGATGCCGGCGTGCATGAACGGCAGGCGCTGGTGCTCGTTAACTACGGCCGCGCGGAAGGCGAGCAGATCGTGGAACTGTCCTGGAAAATCGTGGACAGCGTGAAAGAGAAATTCGGCGTCGTGCTCGAAAGGGAAGTCAATATCGTTTAG